One Primulina huaijiensis isolate GDHJ02 chromosome 8, ASM1229523v2, whole genome shotgun sequence genomic region harbors:
- the LOC140983093 gene encoding probable glycosyltransferase At5g03795 isoform X1, translating into MTKLLLRLIVVLIFRIDWRKLFFVGAVLTIISVVIQISSLPYPLNDWIFQPPTSVSSYKQINNSVHLGKTNPLPVNSHREITQDALVPDSLNSSIELNRSMINSAKEDRVSRRKRRRRRSNVRSIDIVTPPSSPSFVKKLPSRLLRYLSLLTPNDALAFAKRDIENATLVSDVDPELYAPLFRNISTFKRSYEWMEWMLKVYIYQEGERPIFHEPHLYGIYASEGWFLKLMEENRQFVTKDPEKAHLFYLPYSARQLQMALYVPNSHNLRPLSIFLRDYVNTLASKYPFWNKTRGSDHFLVACHDWGPYTLVLHEELARNTIKALCNADASERIFIAGKDVSLPETTIRNPKRPLRNVGGKRVSQRPILAFYAGHMHGRVRPILLKYWGDKDDDMRIYGPLPNRVSRIMSYPEHMKSSKYCLCPMGFEVNSPRIVEAIYYECVPVIIADNFVPPFSEVLNWDAFSVTVAEKDIPKLKEILLSIPLRQYLIMQTNVKMLQKHFHWNARPVRYDLFHMILHSLWSSRLNQIQIPHTS; encoded by the exons ATGACTAAGCTGTTGTTGCGGCTTATAGTCGTTCTGATTTTTAGAATTGACTGGAGGAAGTTGTTTTTTGTTGGAGCAGTTCTTACAATAATTAGTGTTGTGATTCAGATTTCTTCGCTTCCTTATCCACTGAATGATTGGATATTTCAGCCACCCACTTCAGTTTCATCCTATAAACAAATTAACAATAGTGTACATTTGGGTAAAACTAATCCTCTGCCGGTGAATAGCCATCGTGAAATCACTCAAGATGCCCTTGTTCCTGATTCACTCAATTCTTCCATAGAACTGAATCGATCAATGATAAATTCTGCCAAGGAAGATAGAGTTTCGAGAAGGAAAAGGAGAAGGAGAAGAAGTAACGTAAGGTCGATTGATATAGTTACTCCACCCTCCTCTCCTTCTTTTGTCAAAAAACTGCCTAGCCGCTTGTTG AGGTATCTATCGTTGTTGACACCAAATGATGCACTTGCATTTGCTAAAAGAGACATTGAGAATGCCACACTAGTTAGTGACGTTGATCCAGAGTTATATGCCCCTTTATTTCGAAATATCTCCACTTTCAAGAG GAGCTATGAATGGATGGAATGGATGTTAAAAGTTTACATTTATCAAGAGGGTGAAAGACCTATTTTTCATGAGCCTCATCTTTACGGGATTTATGCATCTGAAGGATGGTTTTTAAAGTTGATGGAAGAAAACAGACAATTTGTGACAAAGGATCCTGAAAAGGCTCACTTGTTCTACCTACCATATAGTGCTCGCCAATTACAGATGGCTCTCTATGTTCCAAACTCGCATAATCTGAGGCCCTTATCAATCTTTCTTAGGGACTATGTGAACACGCTGGCTTCAAAATATCCATTCTGGAACAAGACTCGTGGCTCAGACCATTTTCTAGTTGCTTGCCATGACTGG GGTCCTTACACTTTAGTCCTGCATGAGGAGCTTGCAAGAAACACTATTAAAGCTTTGTGCAATGCAGATGCGTCTGAAAGGATTTTTATTGCAGGAAAGGATGTGTCATTGCCCGAAACTACCATAAGGAATCCTAAAAGGCCCCTTAGAAATGTTGGTGGGAAAAGGGTGTCACAGCGTCCAATTCTTGCTTTTTATGCAGGACACATGCATGGCAGGGTTCGTCCGATACTTCTCAAGTACTGGGGCGACAAAGATGACGACATGCGGATTTATGGGCCATTGCCAAATAGAGTATCAAGAATTATGTCGTACCCCGAACATATGAAATCCAGTAAATATTGTCTTTGTCCCATGGGATTTGAAGTCAACAGTCCAAGAATCGTTGAGGCCATATATTATGAGTGTGTTCCTGTTATTATAGCTGATAATTTTGTTCCTCCCTTCAGTGAAGTTCTCAATTGGGATGCCTTTTCAGTCACTGTTGCTGAGAAGGATATCCCGAAGTTAAAGGAGATACTCTTATCCATCCCTTTGAGACAATATCTTATCATGCAAACAAATGTGAAGATGTTGCAGAAGCATTTCCACTGGAATGCAAGACCAGTTCGATATGATCTGTTCCATATGATACTTCATTCTTTATGGTCTAGCAGGCTTAATCAGATTCAGATACCTCATACTTCGTGA
- the LOC140983093 gene encoding probable glycosyltransferase At5g03795 isoform X2 yields MINSAKEDRVSRRKRRRRRSNVRSIDIVTPPSSPSFVKKLPSRLLRYLSLLTPNDALAFAKRDIENATLVSDVDPELYAPLFRNISTFKRSYEWMEWMLKVYIYQEGERPIFHEPHLYGIYASEGWFLKLMEENRQFVTKDPEKAHLFYLPYSARQLQMALYVPNSHNLRPLSIFLRDYVNTLASKYPFWNKTRGSDHFLVACHDWGPYTLVLHEELARNTIKALCNADASERIFIAGKDVSLPETTIRNPKRPLRNVGGKRVSQRPILAFYAGHMHGRVRPILLKYWGDKDDDMRIYGPLPNRVSRIMSYPEHMKSSKYCLCPMGFEVNSPRIVEAIYYECVPVIIADNFVPPFSEVLNWDAFSVTVAEKDIPKLKEILLSIPLRQYLIMQTNVKMLQKHFHWNARPVRYDLFHMILHSLWSSRLNQIQIPHTS; encoded by the exons ATGATAAATTCTGCCAAGGAAGATAGAGTTTCGAGAAGGAAAAGGAGAAGGAGAAGAAGTAACGTAAGGTCGATTGATATAGTTACTCCACCCTCCTCTCCTTCTTTTGTCAAAAAACTGCCTAGCCGCTTGTTG AGGTATCTATCGTTGTTGACACCAAATGATGCACTTGCATTTGCTAAAAGAGACATTGAGAATGCCACACTAGTTAGTGACGTTGATCCAGAGTTATATGCCCCTTTATTTCGAAATATCTCCACTTTCAAGAG GAGCTATGAATGGATGGAATGGATGTTAAAAGTTTACATTTATCAAGAGGGTGAAAGACCTATTTTTCATGAGCCTCATCTTTACGGGATTTATGCATCTGAAGGATGGTTTTTAAAGTTGATGGAAGAAAACAGACAATTTGTGACAAAGGATCCTGAAAAGGCTCACTTGTTCTACCTACCATATAGTGCTCGCCAATTACAGATGGCTCTCTATGTTCCAAACTCGCATAATCTGAGGCCCTTATCAATCTTTCTTAGGGACTATGTGAACACGCTGGCTTCAAAATATCCATTCTGGAACAAGACTCGTGGCTCAGACCATTTTCTAGTTGCTTGCCATGACTGG GGTCCTTACACTTTAGTCCTGCATGAGGAGCTTGCAAGAAACACTATTAAAGCTTTGTGCAATGCAGATGCGTCTGAAAGGATTTTTATTGCAGGAAAGGATGTGTCATTGCCCGAAACTACCATAAGGAATCCTAAAAGGCCCCTTAGAAATGTTGGTGGGAAAAGGGTGTCACAGCGTCCAATTCTTGCTTTTTATGCAGGACACATGCATGGCAGGGTTCGTCCGATACTTCTCAAGTACTGGGGCGACAAAGATGACGACATGCGGATTTATGGGCCATTGCCAAATAGAGTATCAAGAATTATGTCGTACCCCGAACATATGAAATCCAGTAAATATTGTCTTTGTCCCATGGGATTTGAAGTCAACAGTCCAAGAATCGTTGAGGCCATATATTATGAGTGTGTTCCTGTTATTATAGCTGATAATTTTGTTCCTCCCTTCAGTGAAGTTCTCAATTGGGATGCCTTTTCAGTCACTGTTGCTGAGAAGGATATCCCGAAGTTAAAGGAGATACTCTTATCCATCCCTTTGAGACAATATCTTATCATGCAAACAAATGTGAAGATGTTGCAGAAGCATTTCCACTGGAATGCAAGACCAGTTCGATATGATCTGTTCCATATGATACTTCATTCTTTATGGTCTAGCAGGCTTAATCAGATTCAGATACCTCATACTTCGTGA